A genome region from Gadus chalcogrammus isolate NIFS_2021 chromosome 7, NIFS_Gcha_1.0, whole genome shotgun sequence includes the following:
- the rraga gene encoding ras-related GTP-binding protein A: MSSTAMKKKVLLMGKSGSGKTSMRSIIFANYIARDTRRLGATIDVEHSHVRFLGNLVLNLWDCGGQDTFMENYFTSQRDNIFRNVEVLIYVFDVESRELEKDMHYYQSCLEAILQNSPDAKVFCLVHKMDLVQEDQRDLIFNERQEDLRRLSRPLSCTCFRTSIWDETLYKAWSSIVYQLIPNVQQLETNLRNFAQIIEADEVLLFERATFLVISHYQCKEQRDAHRFEKISNIIKQFKLSCSKLAASFQSMEVRNSNFAAFIDVFTSNTYVMVIMSDPSIPSAATLINIRNARKHFEKLERVDGPKHSLHMRMR, translated from the exons ATGTCGAGCACAGCCATGAAGAAGAAG GTCCTGCTGATGGGGAAGAGCGGGTCCGGGAAGACCAGCATGAGGTCCATCATCTTCGCCAACTACATCGCTCGGGACACCCGGCGTCTGGGGGCGACGA TTGATGTGGAACACTCGCATGTGAGATTCCTCGGGAACCTGGTTCTGAATCTATGGGACTGTGGAGG CCAGGACACCTTCATGGAGAACTACTTCACCAGCCAGAGGGACAACATCTTCCGTAACGTGGAGGTGCTGATCTATGTGTTCGACGTGGAGAGCCgggagctggagaaggacatGCACTACTACCAGTCGTGCCTGGAGGCCATCCTGCAGAACTCCCCTGACGCCAAGGTCTTCTGCCTGGTCCACAAGATGGACCTGGTTCAGGAGGACCAGCGAGACCTG ATCTTTAACGAGCGCCAGGAGGACCTGAGGAGGCTGTCCAGACCACTGTCCTGCACCTGCTTCAGGACGTCCATCTGGGACGAGACGCTCTACAAG gccTGGTCCAGTATCGTCTACCAGCTCATCCCTAACGTCCAGCAGCTTGAGACTAACCTGAGGAACTTCGCTCAGATCATAGAGGCAGACGAGGTGCTGCTGTTTGAGAGAGCTACGTTTCTG gtgatCTCTCACTATCAGTGCAAAGAGCAGCGCGATGCCCATCGCTTCGAGAAGATTAGCAACATTATCAAACAGTTCAAACTCAGCTGCAG TAAACTAGCGGCCTCCTTCCAGAGTATGGAAGTGAGGAACTCCAACTTCGCCGCCTTCATCGACGTCTTCACCTCCAACACCTACGTCATGGTCATCATGTCGGACCCCTCCATAC CGTCCGCAGCCACTCTGATCAACATCCGGAACGCCCGCAAGCACTTCGAGAAGCTGGAGCGAGTCGACGGACCCAAACACAGTCTGCACATGCGCATGCGTTAG